Proteins encoded together in one Riemerella anatipestifer window:
- a CDS encoding hemolysin family protein: protein MDPDSIVKIFIAIFLVLLNGFFVAAEFSIVKVRYSQIQIKAAEGNAMAKQAEDIIKNLDAYLSATQLGITLASLALGWVGESALHHIIEGLFKYFSISVDTTTVTTVSLVLSFLIITVMHIVFGELVPKSIAIRKAEETTLFIAAPLKLFYNIFRPFIWLMNSISNAFLRLIKINPASEHEIHSTEELQLLVKQSADGGEIEEENYEIIKNAFDFTDHSAKQIMVPRQNILSIDIETSIDEIIEIIMESGYSRIPVYEGSIDNVIGIFYTKEIIRNYIKTKGELTHEDLRGFLREAYFVVGSKKNSDLLKSFQLKKQHIAIVIDEFGGTEGIITLEDILEELVGEIQDEEDEEEKIVDKIGENTYWVKATQPLEEINDFLPKPLPEEGEFNTLAGFILHRLEEIPEENQEFDFENYHFKILKMNNKSVEMVELTYDDSFFGESGEGTNAN from the coding sequence ATGGATCCCGACAGTATAGTCAAAATTTTTATCGCAATTTTTTTAGTTCTACTAAATGGCTTTTTCGTAGCTGCCGAGTTCTCAATAGTTAAAGTACGCTATTCTCAAATTCAAATTAAAGCTGCCGAAGGTAATGCTATGGCAAAACAGGCAGAAGACATCATCAAAAACTTAGATGCCTATCTTTCTGCTACGCAGTTGGGGATTACTCTAGCCTCTTTAGCATTAGGTTGGGTGGGAGAAAGTGCACTTCATCATATTATAGAAGGTTTGTTTAAGTACTTTAGTATCAGTGTAGATACTACTACGGTTACCACAGTATCTTTGGTACTTAGTTTCCTTATTATTACCGTGATGCATATAGTATTTGGAGAGTTGGTTCCCAAATCTATAGCGATACGAAAGGCAGAAGAAACTACTTTGTTCATTGCGGCACCGCTCAAATTGTTCTATAATATTTTTAGACCATTTATATGGTTAATGAACTCTATTTCTAATGCTTTTTTAAGATTGATAAAGATAAACCCTGCCTCAGAGCATGAAATACATTCTACTGAAGAATTACAACTTCTAGTAAAGCAAAGTGCTGATGGTGGTGAGATAGAAGAGGAAAATTACGAAATTATAAAGAACGCTTTTGATTTTACAGACCATTCTGCAAAGCAGATTATGGTGCCACGCCAGAATATTTTATCTATTGATATAGAAACTTCGATAGATGAAATTATAGAAATTATAATGGAAAGTGGGTACTCTCGTATTCCTGTTTATGAAGGTTCTATAGATAATGTGATAGGTATATTTTATACCAAAGAAATTATTAGAAACTATATTAAAACCAAAGGAGAGCTTACCCATGAAGATTTGAGAGGTTTCTTAAGAGAGGCTTATTTTGTAGTTGGAAGCAAAAAAAATTCTGACTTATTGAAGAGTTTTCAGCTTAAAAAACAACATATTGCTATTGTGATAGATGAGTTTGGAGGTACAGAAGGTATTATCACACTAGAGGATATATTGGAAGAATTGGTGGGAGAGATACAAGATGAGGAAGATGAAGAAGAAAAGATAGTAGATAAAATAGGGGAAAATACTTATTGGGTTAAAGCTACACAACCACTCGAAGAAATTAACGATTTTTTACCAAAACCACTACCTGAAGAGGGTGAGTTTAATACTTTAGCAGGTTTTATACTTCATCGTTTGGAAGAAATTCCAGAGGAAAATCAAGAGTTTGATTTTGAAAATTACCATTTTAAAATACTTAAAATGAATAATAAAAGTGTAGAAATGGTAGAGCTTACCTATGATGATAGCTTTTTTGGAGAATCGGGGGAAGGAACTAATGCTAACTAG
- a CDS encoding ATP-dependent Clp protease adaptor ClpS: MVFQNIPNKENEEEVSVLSSTEAMHKLVLHNDDFNTFDFVIESLMEVCAHTLEQAEQCTFLVHYKGKCTVKTGNLELIQPMHKKLLLRGLSSEII, encoded by the coding sequence ATGGTTTTTCAAAATATCCCTAATAAAGAGAACGAAGAAGAGGTTAGTGTCTTGTCTTCCACGGAAGCGATGCATAAACTTGTATTGCATAATGATGATTTTAACACTTTTGATTTCGTTATAGAATCTCTTATGGAGGTATGTGCTCATACATTAGAACAGGCAGAACAATGTACGTTCTTGGTACATTATAAAGGCAAATGTACTGTGAAAACAGGTAATTTAGAACTGATTCAGCCTATGCATAAAAAACTACTTTTAAGAGGGCTATCTAGTGAAATAATCTAA
- a CDS encoding SRPBCC family protein — MRWLKFVLVLGVLLAGVYAVSMLFVDESKSFKVERELDYPIDKVYPQFSNFQNLTRWYQYFTQNPKLKFEYFLPYEGQGSSMNFVDAKEGVGMVFIRYENFEKTLRYEFFDADTNAPLKVDIKFLPKGEKTRLIWMVTTPKKALLERYVNLFSVENFEGMVDESLRNLKAVLSNKVDKMEVLTNIKYDSLMVENQEAAILVGINANTQNKNKTIYFKDLVKNHHKVVNFVMNDLGKKEDEFGFPMLITQAKSYKDKEVSYFYGIPLSKKTEITDNNFTYHMQDASRLYVMYYKGDYANRVSVINKLLKKAEEDSLRTGKLQEVFIETPVENKPVLLKIALPVSS; from the coding sequence ATGCGTTGGTTGAAGTTTGTTTTAGTTTTAGGGGTGCTTTTGGCAGGTGTTTATGCGGTCTCCATGTTGTTTGTTGATGAGAGCAAATCCTTTAAAGTAGAAAGAGAACTTGATTATCCCATAGATAAAGTTTATCCACAATTTAGTAACTTTCAGAATCTTACCAGGTGGTATCAGTACTTTACCCAAAATCCTAAATTGAAATTTGAATACTTTTTACCTTATGAAGGGCAGGGAAGTTCTATGAACTTTGTAGATGCTAAAGAAGGGGTAGGAATGGTATTTATTAGATATGAAAACTTTGAAAAAACTCTGAGATACGAGTTTTTTGATGCGGATACTAATGCACCTCTCAAAGTAGATATTAAATTTTTGCCAAAAGGAGAAAAAACGAGATTGATATGGATGGTAACCACACCAAAGAAAGCACTTCTAGAACGTTATGTTAATCTGTTTTCAGTAGAAAATTTTGAGGGAATGGTAGATGAGAGTCTTCGAAATTTAAAAGCGGTATTGAGTAATAAGGTGGATAAAATGGAAGTTTTAACCAATATCAAATATGATAGCCTTATGGTAGAAAATCAAGAAGCTGCCATTTTAGTAGGAATAAATGCCAATACTCAGAATAAAAACAAAACTATTTATTTTAAAGATTTAGTTAAAAACCATCATAAGGTAGTCAATTTTGTGATGAATGACTTGGGTAAAAAAGAAGATGAATTTGGTTTTCCTATGCTCATTACTCAAGCCAAAAGCTATAAAGATAAAGAGGTAAGCTATTTTTATGGAATACCACTGTCTAAAAAAACAGAGATTACAGATAACAACTTTACTTATCATATGCAGGATGCTTCTAGATTGTATGTGATGTATTATAAGGGAGATTATGCTAATAGGGTTTCGGTTATCAATAAGTTATTAAAAAAAGCAGAGGAAGACAGCTTAAGGACAGGTAAATTACAAGAGGTCTTTATAGAAACACCTGTAGAGAATAAACCAGTATTGCTAAAAATAGCATTACCAGTATCGTCTTAA
- a CDS encoding 2-oxoglutarate dehydrogenase E1 component, whose product MDKFSFLNATHADFIDSMYQQYLKYPDSLEPSWKAFFQGFDFALENFGEDDSFTEKVGASSLSQQVGVPDDIIKEFKVLNLIEAYRTRGHLFTRTNPVRERRTYLPDLSIENFGLSKSDLDTKFNSATETGMLGAATLADIIRHLDQIYCDSIGIEYMHIREVEEKEFIRQWISKNENHPELSADEKIQILSKLNQAVAFENYLHTKFVGQKRFSLEGGESLIPALDQLISRSSKHGVDEVVLGMAHRGRLNVLTNIFGKSYKQIFSEFEGKEFEEDVFSGDVKYHLGSTTKIKTAAGEEVIINLTPNPSHLETVASLVQGISRAKIDHTYGNNFKKVLPIVIHGDAAIAGQGIVYEIAQMMTLDGYKTGGTVHIVVNNQVGFTTNYLDARSSTYCTDIAKVTDSPVMHVNADDVEAVVHAIRFAADYRAAFGKDVYIDLLGYRKYGHNEGDEPRFTQPKLYNTIAKHPSPREIYKVKLEKEGVLSEGVLKKMEEEFKTLLDKDFDASKEIQKNTLDVFMEQVWIKYLAPANKQKVLKAVETQYNAEQLKELAVKMSSLPKDKAFIRKITRLFEQRLKMIEEDKLDWAMAELLAYATLLAEGYNVRISGEDVERGTFSHRHAVVKTEDAEEEYVPLQHINENQQFHIYNSLLSEYAVLGFDYGYAMASPDTLTIWEAQFGDFVNGAQIIVDQYLVAAEEKWKLQNGLVMLLPHGSEGQGAEHSSARLERFLTLCANNNIFVANCTVPANYFHLLRRQMKFPFRKPLVVMTPKSLLRHPKVISSMEELANGSFQPVIDDATADASKVERLVMCSGKVYYDLLAKKEELGDEKVALVRLEQLYPLDSEKIETVLSKYSNRKDFVWVQEEPENMGAWSYILRNFRKYDVQVIAPVPSGTPAPGSHKKYEINQTNVINQTFSI is encoded by the coding sequence ATGGATAAATTTTCATTCTTAAATGCAACACATGCTGATTTTATAGATAGCATGTACCAGCAGTACTTAAAATACCCAGATAGTTTAGAGCCATCTTGGAAAGCTTTTTTTCAAGGGTTTGATTTTGCTCTAGAAAATTTTGGTGAAGACGATTCTTTTACGGAAAAAGTAGGTGCGTCTTCTTTATCTCAGCAAGTAGGTGTCCCAGATGATATTATAAAGGAGTTTAAAGTTCTTAACTTAATAGAGGCTTATAGAACTAGAGGTCATTTGTTTACTAGAACTAACCCTGTTAGAGAGAGAAGAACTTATCTCCCTGATTTATCTATAGAGAATTTTGGATTATCAAAGTCAGATTTAGATACTAAATTTAACTCTGCTACAGAAACAGGAATGCTGGGAGCTGCTACTTTGGCAGACATTATTCGTCATTTAGACCAAATTTATTGCGACTCTATCGGTATAGAATATATGCATATTCGTGAGGTAGAGGAGAAGGAATTTATTCGCCAGTGGATTTCTAAGAATGAAAATCACCCAGAACTTTCGGCAGACGAAAAAATACAGATTTTATCTAAGCTCAATCAAGCGGTAGCATTTGAAAACTATCTTCATACTAAATTCGTAGGACAAAAGAGATTTTCACTGGAAGGAGGAGAGTCTTTAATCCCTGCTTTAGACCAGCTTATTAGTCGTTCTTCAAAACATGGTGTAGATGAAGTGGTTTTGGGTATGGCACACAGAGGGAGGCTTAATGTATTAACTAATATCTTTGGGAAATCATACAAGCAAATCTTCTCTGAATTTGAAGGTAAAGAATTTGAGGAAGATGTATTTTCTGGAGATGTTAAGTATCACTTAGGTTCTACTACGAAAATAAAAACGGCTGCAGGAGAAGAGGTAATTATCAATTTAACGCCTAACCCGTCTCACTTAGAAACTGTAGCTTCTTTAGTACAAGGTATTTCTAGAGCTAAAATAGACCATACTTACGGTAATAATTTTAAAAAAGTATTACCGATTGTTATCCATGGAGATGCAGCTATTGCAGGACAAGGAATTGTCTACGAGATTGCACAAATGATGACTTTAGACGGCTACAAGACAGGAGGAACGGTTCATATTGTAGTTAATAATCAGGTAGGATTTACAACCAACTATCTAGATGCGAGGTCTTCTACTTATTGTACGGATATTGCTAAGGTAACAGACTCGCCTGTGATGCATGTAAATGCAGATGATGTAGAGGCTGTGGTACATGCAATTAGATTTGCGGCAGATTATAGAGCAGCGTTTGGCAAAGATGTTTATATAGATTTGTTAGGATACAGAAAGTACGGACATAACGAAGGTGATGAGCCTCGTTTTACGCAGCCTAAACTTTATAATACCATTGCGAAACACCCTAGTCCTAGAGAAATATATAAAGTAAAACTAGAGAAAGAAGGAGTGCTTTCTGAAGGAGTGTTGAAGAAGATGGAGGAAGAATTTAAAACCCTTCTTGATAAAGATTTTGATGCATCTAAAGAAATTCAAAAAAATACTTTAGATGTATTTATGGAACAGGTTTGGATTAAGTATCTAGCCCCTGCAAATAAACAAAAAGTTCTAAAGGCTGTAGAAACTCAATACAATGCTGAACAGCTAAAAGAGTTGGCAGTTAAGATGTCCTCTTTGCCTAAAGATAAAGCTTTCATAAGAAAAATCACTAGACTTTTTGAACAAAGGCTAAAAATGATAGAAGAGGATAAGTTAGATTGGGCAATGGCAGAACTTTTAGCTTATGCTACGCTTCTTGCAGAAGGGTACAATGTGAGAATTTCTGGGGAAGATGTGGAGAGAGGTACTTTTTCTCACCGTCATGCTGTGGTAAAAACAGAAGATGCAGAGGAGGAATATGTACCATTACAACATATCAACGAAAATCAGCAGTTTCATATCTATAACTCGTTGTTATCGGAGTACGCTGTTTTAGGGTTCGACTATGGTTATGCTATGGCATCGCCTGATACTTTAACCATTTGGGAAGCACAGTTTGGAGATTTCGTGAATGGCGCTCAAATTATTGTGGACCAATATTTGGTAGCTGCAGAAGAAAAATGGAAGCTGCAAAATGGTTTGGTAATGTTGTTACCTCACGGCTCTGAAGGGCAAGGTGCAGAACACTCTTCGGCTAGATTAGAGAGATTTTTAACGCTTTGTGCTAATAATAATATTTTCGTAGCTAACTGTACAGTTCCAGCCAATTATTTCCATTTATTGAGAAGGCAAATGAAGTTTCCGTTTAGAAAACCGTTAGTGGTAATGACACCTAAGTCGTTACTAAGACACCCTAAGGTTATTTCTTCTATGGAAGAGTTAGCAAACGGAAGTTTCCAACCAGTGATTGATGATGCTACGGCTGATGCTTCTAAGGTGGAGAGATTAGTGATGTGTTCTGGTAAGGTTTACTACGATTTATTGGCTAAAAAAGAGGAATTGGGAGATGAGAAAGTAGCTTTAGTAAGGCTGGAGCAGTTATATCCTTTGGATTCAGAGAAAATAGAGACTGTGTTGTCTAAATATTCTAACAGAAAAGATTTTGTATGGGTTCAAGAAGAGCCAGAGAATATGGGAGCTTGGTCTTATATTTTGAGAAATTTCCGCAAGTATGATGTACAAGTAATTGCACCAGTTCCTAGTGGAACGCCAGCACCAGGTAGCCATAAGAAGTATGAGATTAACCAAACTAATGTAATTAACCAAACATTTAGTATCTAG
- the odhB gene encoding 2-oxoglutarate dehydrogenase complex dihydrolipoyllysine-residue succinyltransferase — protein MSILEMKVPSPGESITEVEIATWLVQDGDYVEKDQPIAEVDSDKATLELPAEESGIITLKAEEGDVVEVGQVVCLIDMSAAKPEGGAAKQETAKVEENKEEVKAEAPKQEASPATYATGTPSPAAKKILDEKGVEASQVKGTGRDGRITKEDAEQASVPAMGSVFATNGSRSSKTTKLSSLRRKLAQRLVSVKNETAMLTTFNEVDMSEIFRIRKQYKEEFAAKHGVGLGFMSFFTKAVTRALQMYPEVNSMIDGNQMITYDFCDVSVAVSGPKGLMVPVLRNAETMSFRGVEASIKELAEKARNGKITVDEMTGGTFTITNGGVFGSMLSTPIINPPQSAILGMHNIIQRPVAVDGQVVIRPMMYLALSYDHRIIDGRESVGFLVALKEAIDNPVEHLLGGDERRGLEL, from the coding sequence ATGTCAATATTAGAAATGAAAGTTCCCTCTCCGGGAGAGTCTATTACAGAAGTAGAAATCGCTACTTGGTTGGTTCAAGATGGTGATTATGTAGAAAAAGATCAGCCTATTGCAGAAGTAGATTCTGATAAGGCAACGCTAGAACTTCCAGCTGAAGAAAGTGGTATCATTACGCTAAAGGCAGAAGAAGGCGACGTAGTAGAAGTAGGACAAGTGGTTTGTCTAATTGATATGAGTGCGGCTAAACCAGAAGGTGGTGCAGCTAAGCAAGAGACTGCTAAAGTAGAAGAAAATAAAGAAGAAGTTAAAGCAGAAGCTCCAAAACAAGAGGCTTCTCCTGCAACCTATGCTACAGGAACACCGTCTCCTGCAGCTAAGAAAATTCTAGATGAAAAAGGGGTAGAGGCATCTCAAGTAAAAGGAACAGGTAGAGATGGTAGAATTACTAAAGAAGATGCAGAACAGGCTTCTGTACCGGCTATGGGTTCTGTATTTGCTACTAATGGGTCTAGATCTTCTAAGACAACTAAATTATCTTCATTGAGAAGAAAATTAGCTCAGCGTTTAGTTTCTGTTAAGAATGAGACGGCGATGCTTACTACTTTCAATGAGGTAGATATGAGTGAGATTTTCAGAATTAGAAAACAATATAAAGAGGAGTTTGCAGCGAAGCACGGTGTAGGTTTAGGCTTTATGTCTTTCTTTACAAAGGCGGTTACTAGAGCGTTACAAATGTATCCAGAGGTAAACTCTATGATAGACGGCAATCAAATGATTACTTATGATTTCTGCGATGTTTCTGTGGCTGTATCTGGTCCTAAAGGGCTTATGGTTCCTGTACTTAGAAATGCAGAAACAATGTCTTTCCGTGGTGTAGAGGCTAGCATTAAGGAACTAGCAGAGAAGGCAAGAAACGGGAAAATTACGGTAGATGAAATGACAGGAGGAACTTTTACTATCACTAATGGTGGGGTATTTGGGTCTATGCTTTCAACACCGATTATCAATCCGCCTCAATCTGCAATTTTAGGAATGCACAACATTATCCAAAGACCAGTAGCAGTAGATGGGCAAGTGGTTATTCGTCCAATGATGTATCTAGCGTTATCTTATGACCACAGAATTATAGATGGTAGAGAATCTGTAGGTTTCTTAGTAGCGCTAAAAGAAGCTATTGATAACCCTGTGGAGCACTTGCTAGGAGGTGATGAAAGAAGAGGATTAGAGCTTTAA
- a CDS encoding NAD(P)/FAD-dependent oxidoreductase, giving the protein MGRSFLLLLVGVIVVIKIFKFVSLNLDFVEAREKIIIIGGGFAGLQLARKLNGKRKKVMVIDKVNHHMFQPLFYQVACGRIEPSNISFPFRKIFQKSKNIQYRMTEVTKILPEENKIITEDSEFSYDKLIIATGCKTNFFGNEQMEQLSYGMKNTQEAISIRNHILLTFEKLIIERKRSDDGNWNIVIVGSGPTGVELAGAFAEMKADILPRDYPKMNFNDLEIILVSSTKKPLAVMSEEAQNKSEEYLNKLGVKFISDDRVVNYDGNKVYLKSGKEIPSNNVIWAAGVTGNIIEGLSEEQIINNRYRVDRYNRIKGCNNIFAIGDITYMETPKYPQGHPQVANVAINQGRNLGDNLNKRSENDWKEYEYFDKGSMATIGKHRAVVDLPYMKFQGFFAWFFWMFLHLMLILSVRNKIAIFFNWMWSYLNGDSSLRLIILPNKKNRTEQ; this is encoded by the coding sequence TTGGGTAGGAGTTTTTTATTGCTACTTGTAGGAGTAATAGTTGTAATTAAAATCTTTAAATTTGTATCTTTAAATTTAGACTTTGTGGAAGCAAGAGAGAAAATAATCATCATAGGAGGCGGTTTTGCTGGGTTGCAACTCGCAAGAAAACTCAATGGTAAAAGGAAAAAGGTAATGGTGATAGATAAGGTAAATCATCATATGTTTCAGCCCTTATTTTATCAGGTGGCATGTGGGAGGATAGAACCTTCTAACATATCGTTTCCTTTTAGAAAGATATTCCAAAAGTCTAAAAATATACAATATAGAATGACGGAGGTTACCAAAATACTTCCTGAAGAAAATAAAATCATTACAGAAGATTCCGAGTTTTCTTATGATAAACTGATTATAGCCACAGGATGCAAAACTAATTTTTTTGGTAACGAACAAATGGAGCAACTGAGTTATGGTATGAAAAATACTCAGGAAGCTATCAGTATTAGAAATCATATTTTACTCACTTTTGAGAAACTTATTATAGAAAGAAAGAGGTCTGACGATGGTAATTGGAATATCGTAATTGTAGGGAGTGGTCCTACAGGGGTAGAATTGGCAGGAGCATTTGCGGAAATGAAGGCAGATATTTTGCCTAGAGATTATCCTAAGATGAATTTTAATGACTTAGAAATAATCTTAGTGAGTTCTACCAAAAAGCCGCTGGCGGTAATGAGCGAAGAAGCACAGAATAAATCTGAGGAGTATCTTAATAAGTTGGGTGTTAAATTTATCAGTGATGATAGGGTGGTAAACTATGATGGTAATAAAGTTTATCTAAAAAGTGGTAAGGAAATTCCGTCTAACAATGTGATATGGGCAGCTGGTGTAACAGGAAATATCATTGAGGGATTATCAGAAGAGCAAATCATCAACAATAGATACAGAGTAGACCGCTACAATAGAATAAAAGGTTGTAACAATATATTCGCGATAGGAGACATCACTTATATGGAAACACCTAAATATCCTCAAGGGCACCCTCAGGTGGCTAATGTAGCTATAAATCAAGGAAGAAATTTAGGTGATAATCTGAACAAACGCTCCGAAAACGATTGGAAAGAATATGAGTATTTTGATAAAGGTTCTATGGCAACGATAGGGAAACATAGAGCTGTGGTAGATTTACCATATATGAAGTTTCAGGGCTTTTTTGCATGGTTTTTTTGGATGTTTTTACATTTAATGCTGATTCTTTCGGTGAGAAATAAAATCGCCATATTTTTTAACTGGATGTGGAGTTATCTCAATGGAGATTCTTCTTTAAGATTGATTATACTTCCTAACAAAAAAAACAGAACAGAACAATGA
- the trmD gene encoding tRNA (guanosine(37)-N1)-methyltransferase TrmD: MRIDIISVVPELMESPFKTSILKRAMEKGIAEVHFHHLREWGVGKHRQVDDEPYGGGAGMVMMVEPIDLCISKLKSEREYDEVIYLTPDGETLNQKIANTLSIKENLILLCGHYKGIDQRVRDLHITKEISIGDFVLTGGELAACVLADAVIRLLPGVLNDEQSALTDSFQDDLLAPPIYTRPENYKGLKVPEVLLSGNFPKIDDWRYEQALQITRTKRPDLLGED, from the coding sequence ATGAGAATAGATATTATAAGTGTAGTACCAGAGCTCATGGAAAGTCCTTTTAAGACTTCTATTCTTAAAAGAGCTATGGAGAAAGGCATTGCGGAAGTTCACTTTCATCATTTAAGAGAGTGGGGCGTAGGTAAACATCGCCAAGTAGATGACGAGCCTTATGGTGGTGGTGCAGGTATGGTAATGATGGTAGAACCGATAGACCTGTGCATTTCTAAACTAAAATCTGAACGAGAGTACGACGAGGTAATTTACCTTACACCTGATGGAGAAACTCTTAATCAAAAAATAGCCAATACCCTTTCTATCAAAGAGAATCTTATTCTTTTGTGTGGGCATTATAAAGGTATAGACCAAAGAGTGAGAGATTTACACATCACTAAAGAAATTTCTATTGGAGATTTTGTTTTAACGGGAGGCGAACTTGCAGCTTGTGTCTTGGCAGATGCTGTTATAAGGCTATTGCCAGGCGTTCTTAATGATGAGCAATCGGCTCTTACAGATAGTTTTCAAGACGATTTGTTAGCCCCACCCATTTACACTCGTCCTGAAAATTACAAAGGGCTGAAAGTTCCCGAAGTCTTATTGAGTGGTAACTTTCCTAAAATAGATGATTGGCGTTACGAACAAGCACTACAAATCACTAGAACTAAAAGACCTGATTTGTTAGGAGAAGATTAG